From Anopheles arabiensis isolate DONGOLA chromosome 3, AaraD3, whole genome shotgun sequence, a single genomic window includes:
- the LOC120899979 gene encoding E3 ubiquitin-protein ligase lubel isoform X4 translates to MASSPSNRFRSGRNMPSWVTESSDRVGPPPPPPPANNDPEYEVIDVANQQQYSNAPPPVPLKSPDIKRLTVMKCDLCGSVAPVVRCEQCDQNLFCVSCDDRYHRHPKRQTHVRKPIEPPAAVAPPTPSSTVKPPLPPKGDAGSSGPLPPPRRNKRPGSFHFPSPMFGRKQDQQTIPTTVPQGQPEQQQQKPPPPPPSPALSLREKMNSLKRFIHPSNRPLPDPPENKIHSSNSSLDTVSKRSPSIGPNRSVSSTMEKIQNNTAATLDRMTLLQQRYRQHQEAMKSDGDRSRRASLTSNTDLQSSATESSNSFRNKPTGAFQQQQQQQHQQSSMQPSQQLQNRWLNPPVQPRIRSGSVASGINLLSVPGTPNGPGSGFGHNFAPPGNSNAPSVSPIQRSEFGDTMPSMPNGPRSLSTSVFNLHQPPPPQPNMWGFNPLHQAQSMAHFNPMQWNQMNAWMGRGSQNGSNMSLNLPPQHGYPPQDPTGYPPGWTNTWNGMYPYPPMGMMPMMPGVAMPPPRSRANSRSRAASPALSVKSRKSTMSMRNLNRNSFIDDLTDDEDSDDGFHRSRGRGGERRRRERLNSTSSMDFDEPEPPAQSFVRASSVKHSRFNRDRRGGGSSARSLIDYPVSRKVTAPPARYDREELVRDRFDKLSVSSARKEPSDSFTNDSDLEQEGRRVTSNRSRSGNESLSSPRKINSDSMTNDSDADFERRRQAKLKAAQSNLAAERRITSDSHTNDSEPEQDRRRQQKSKPAPLPAPKKPIPSSDSDGREKQRRKSDTKKSDSGKVVAAAPKKIPSDSHTPDTDGSDQRRRFASKQQRQRKHSSTEFIANESDNERPEKVVNGLLEFRTISPTKSDSDEQRHLKTVEIKNIINDTRSEVEPDNGEVPEQSPPPPALVAPDREWECEFCTYVNEPGVKICAICCKTATISAVGGGATKQDSETRSPPPDVVQEAPQVTEVKLQIVPPQKPANGKPPGETKKKDVDDEMDTEMDQIVEGEVVSKSCSDDSSEGLNRSLTPERKQSVEIQPSFDADPVHVEKKVAKEKVSTGCGPSPPREIVGVGHSAAGGERPRHRASIGTSPPPQDMSTQTYDSFEQVRHEIATQSQRADKPANETAQEPNLTSSALYKRSYSLATPQLLEVERPASRNSISSDTQSLPPSPHELSPQPGLQNSSRYHANQALNQTTTTTTTTQSSPSHRYGQQQQQDESLSFLDRAIHQIIQTAANQTLGAAAAATASGRAAAVPEENMYRTFNDLRRIDTMTQAKVVGPQPAGGGNVPPRQPMQSKTMDDHQDPEDMPQGTEQLTEMQNGSTSKEEPSEMTLLLREAEHYHFTAEELQAAMNHCGEKHPVQWLRSNWNKLIETVQTLATKYGHEKRENTIGTISTVEAREALRMHKGNIWRAITECIEQRQHKYREIASKGNFTREDIVTSLTAHHGNLELATIELSKTQLKPFLMRIWGPPSGADNDSGNLLLQQALQEDRTGISSEIQQFISAHVEQELLGTGPSEKVMQPSEPELPSAMEQADREEIEPEIQQLTEHENTKAPTPSLPEEDQLEEVCEAQSTTTTSNTEILKDIEALIMQMERKQESSNGTVLRNIQQLLSQLVDAEPNSRSPSATSIRSQASDQRIMSKSPIPVRNGKQPNHLPDPNRSIEDDVRDFVQENIQDILPNLVQQVRQELDAVKVNLQTKPKSLEDDIRETLMRAEYSENDYSNIHYFPFDKTPEPPVHFPERQQTSKVSVQPSVANETDEYANIQKFLERAIRNEKTTTVFDQMKRSNYLIDSSSDEARQTAESTDYYDLVSINEKLMHLFTSKESQPVQQHEVASKTSHPEESPSTTKVQSHVPTATEEATRTPQGPEEPIPHESPQMEKKGVKKRRGSRIPVNKNNYLYRRPVKSSSESDFEVLATNAKQNQSSIAAIDHVEEMRHVVENIERIEQTMDVEDAPEDEDDQEDFELVDEPIYINLPPKKESEAENVEQLEEVEDSTTMPQQASPVGESTTFVEPIKDHHTESVMHELTQDISTPQELPQQSVEATDAVNEPIVEEQKLQDSTPAISNTIQEPPIQPVESNTAAASIAHVVEEPKPIQPQDSASQASNEDQQQPLPAASAEENIQTDELPITASNETNGHVQEEPQPTVIAETPVVASETIASSSAPNESTEPPTQAVKSEPPTNGSLPDNSNNISEADQQDDVISHSSKLANNLSELVLDTKRLIQQMKDEINSDIATFNEDDAAYEEDYYEDEYEDEWEGEEEEEEWDSNEEYDVDENGDFYEYEDDDDDGSVMFSEMTIIDSAKSRDAEQPPNEMIPVQEPPQMIMPMINMAIVRENERNSASEVSDLPLDSDFNDAMSVIEQSVGELRNMLHLTEEALGPLDLANPLHHASSVETLQNSPEQSEISEITLVPEYHNTTAEESSEPTLVADENVPMTMKDVQTLMNAKAVIGGFIKNVQKIEQTTEEQLQDNALPIEESPIVIYDSVKTSSTETTDNKPPSVIERNISNGTAAILEEPVDTIDETVVNDSTGVIHSNINSTVQAENLEGVVHISGGTEASQPAASSPHQPLLSEDNSSVVSPVPLSKASVQEPVLTDAPTTHDQLSNGVNGNIATSNEAGHVTEVITQEGGLGILASSTSHPDSQPVQATPNSQNISVINNAIPEYVNADALQLIHENDSGAPIPEYATVFKASSKLQEIETTNDLTQQPPASIGTILNTSREHPATSQEEAGLVNGTNLRAAITEDASVPATSESYSVEQPSEATVNSQEVSVESAIDDHIDHPASESLKMTNDITPTTQQSIQPESTQNQQGPGDLADTSNNPIPVTDGDVQSLPQQPTTTNVTTEQQPPEPNANNLPNGNAAGGHRTQSRASSEEPSSSFVEIQPSQVIIHTPQTETQPQVVPPEAPPRTTNIYQNVDLHPSASSISPTATTITTTSTTTTTTTTPMKSPPTRSKSKAPKLTVKVTNAASSQSEDGASPTTPPTPTGQKANAKAIASKTKTESKKKSTSTTSSPTADSNGRRPSVTRKKSIGGVFGPVQTNTVKNMQKEFLNKAKESPKPSTSKVAPKPAKLVQPKAFTARSSTTPTASTSKASTPASEDASTSARSTPGLNDANEPQPGSSRDTTYMCEKLMKKKYRETCFSDEYQTTDDEDESHMTVTESERTIIKSLVKPYEPNNEPPEVQAKQLMEDGLVQTLAQAELAVQLIELRYAKDNAIWAATQCHTIDDAKDLLQKECELCLGVFPMNEIISMLKCTHTCCFECAKEYFTQEITNRSITNCNCPYCKEPDLNGPEVTEDDVLEYFSNLDILLKNIVDEEVHDLFQRKIRDRTLTKDPNFKWCVHCSSGFFARPKQRRLVCPDCGSITCASCRKAWETQHEGLTCEKFAEWKEANDPELQAEGVQRHLQTHGISCPNCKFRYSLARGGCMHFTCTQCKFEFCYGCNKPFMMGAKCSVSPYCAKLGLHAHHPRNCLFYLRDKEPRDLQNLLLMNNVSFDTEPSEQMKQELANGESTTMKCPIPLQKETPAGLMDMICSADVPEKHAGLCRTHYVEYLVGTVSKAQIDPLPILDLTDCVQELRRRGIPLPERGPWDTDEIYREMCQKLVKDKIPLDN, encoded by the exons ATGGCTTCGAGTCCTTCAAACCGATTTCGGAGCGGGCGCAACATGCCATCATGGGTG ACCGAAAGCAGTGATCGGGTAGGGCCGCcgcctccaccgccaccggccAATAACGATCCCGAGTATGAGGTCATCGATGTGGCGAACCAGCAGCAATACTCGAATGCTCCACCTCCAGTGCCGCTCAAATCTCCAG ACATCAAACGGCTGACCGTGATGAAGTGCGATTTGTGCGGTTCCGTCGCGCCCGTCGTCCGGTGCGAGCAGTGCGATCAGAACCTGTTCTGTGTGTCCTGCGACGATCGCTACCACCGACACCCGAAACGCCAAACACACGTCAGAAAG CCGATTGAACCGCCCGCGGCGGTTGCGCCACCGACCCCCAGCAGCACGGTCAAGCCTCCGCTGCCACCGAAGGGTGACGCCGGATCGAGcgggccgctgccgccgccgagAAGGAACAAGCGCCCCGGAAGCTTCCACTTTCCCAGTCCCATGTTTGGCCGCAAGCAGGACCAGCAG ACAATCCCCACAACAGTGCCACAAGGGcagccggagcagcagcagcaaaaacctccgccaccgccgccgagTCCGGCGCTTTCCTTGCGGGAAAAGATGAACTCCCTCAAACGCTTCATACATCCCTCAAACAGGCCCTTACCTGATCCTCCGGAGAATAAAATTCATT CTTCCAACTCATCACTGGACACCGTCTCGAAGCGCTCGCCGTCGATCGGGCCCAACAGATCCGTTTCGAGCACGATGGAAAAGATCCAGAACAATACGGCGGCCACGCTGGACCGCATgacgctgctgcagcagcgctACCGGCAGCACCAAGAGGCGATGAAGTCGGATGGAGATCGCAGCAGACGCGCCAGTCTGACGTCCAACACCGACCTGCAG TCATCCGCTACTGAATCGTCAAACAGCTTCCGTAACAAGCCAACAGGTGcttttcagcagcagcagcagcagcagcaccaacagtcGTCGATGCAACCCTCTCAACAGCTGCAGAACAGATGGCTTAACCCGCCGGTACAGCCCAGAATACGATCTGGCAGTGTTGCTTCCGGCATTAATCTACTGTCCGTCCCGGGGACACCGAACGGACCGGGTTCAGGCTTTGGGCACAATTTCGCCCCACCGGGCAATAGTAATGCACCGTCTGTCTCTCCTATACAGCGCTCGGAGTTTGGCGACACGATGCCTTCGATGCCGAACGGGCCAAGGAGTCTCAGCACGTCTGTGTTCAATCTGCAccagccgccaccaccgcagcCGAACATGTGGGGCTTCAATCCGTTGCATCAG GCTCAGTCAATGGCACACTTCAATCCGATGCAGTGGAATCAGATGAACGCCTGGATGGGACGTGGATCACAGAACGGTTCCAACATGAGTCTCAACCTACCGCCACAGCATGGCTATCCGCCACAAGATCCTACCGGATATCCACCAGGCTGGACCAACACTTGgaatggaatgtatccatacCCCCCAATGGGCATGATGCCAATGATGCCAG GAGTAGCCATGCCACCGCCGCGATCCCGTGCCAACTCACGATCGCGCGCTGCCTCACCAGCGCTGAGCGTCAAGTCGCGCAAGTCCACCATGTCGATGCGCAACCTCAACCGAAACAGTTTCATCGACGATCTTACCGATGACGAAGATTCGGACGACGGGTTCCATCGCTCGCGCGGGCGTGGTGGTGAACGGCGACGCCGTGAGCGTCTCAACTCCACCAGCAGTATGGACTTTGATGAGCCAGAGCCTCCAGCGCAGTCCTTCGTGCGTGCATCGAGCGTGAAGCATTCGCGCTTCAACCGTGATCGCCGTGGTGGAGGATCTTCGGCCCGTTCGCTGATTGATTATCCCGTGTCGAGGAAGGTCACAGCTCCACCAGCTCGGTACGATCGCGAGGAGCTGGTGCGCGATCGTTTCGACAAGCTGTCCGTGTCGTCGGCCCGCAAAGAGCCATCGGATTCCTTCACAAACGATTCCGATCTCGAGCAGGAAGGACGTCGAGTCACCTCCAATCGGTCACGCTCGGGCAACGAGAGTCTCAGCTCACCGCGCAAGATCAACTCCGACTCCATGACGAATGATTCCGATGCCGACTTTGAGCGCAGACGTCAGGCCAAACTGAAGGCGGCTCAGAGCAATCTCGCTGCCGAACGGCGCATCACGTCCGACTCGCACACGAACGACTCCGAGCCGGAACAGGATCGACGAAGACAGCAGAAGAGCAAGCCGgctccattgccagcgcccaaAAAGCCAATCCCAAGCTCCGATTCGGATGGGCGTGAGAAACAGCGCAGAAAGAGTGACACCAAGAAGAGTGACAGTGGAAAGGTTGTCGCAGCCGCGCCCAAGAAGATTCCTTCCGACTCGCACACACCCGATACGGATGGTTCGGACCAGAGGAGACGCTTTGCCTCGAAACAACAGAGACAACGCAAGCACTCAAGCACCGAGTTCATCGCCAACGAGTCCGACAATGAACGGCCGGAAAAGGTCGTCAATGGGCTGCTGGAGTTCCGCACCATATCGCCCACGAAGTCGGACTCAGACGAACAGCGCCATCTGAAAACGGTCGAGATTAAGAACATCATCAACGACACCCGCTCGGAGGTGGAGCCCGATAATGGAGAAGTGCCAGAACAatcaccgccaccgccagccCTCGTTGCACCGGATCGCGAGTGGGAGTGTGAGTTCTGCACGTACGTCAACGAGCCTGGCGTGAAGATCTGTGCCATCTGCTGCAAAACCGCCACCATCAGtgcggtgggtggtggtgccaCGAAACAGGACAGTGAGACCCGTTCACCGCCTCCGGATGTAGTGCAGGAAGCGCCGCAAGTTACCGAGGTGAAGCTGCAAATCGTACCGCCCCAGAAGCCCGCCAACGGTAAGCCACCAGGTGAAACGAAGAAGAAAG ATGTTGACGACGAGATGGACACCGAGATGGACCAGATAGTCGAGGGCGAGGTTGTGTCGAAGTCGTGTAGCGATGATAGTAGTGAAGGGTTGAATCGATCCCTCACTCCCGAGAGGAAACAATCGGTTGAGATACAGCCAAGCTTTGATGCAGATCCTGTCCACGTTGAGAAAAAGGTTGCGAAAGAGAAGGTATCCACGGGTTGTGGTCCTTCGCCGCCAAGGGAAATTGTTGGGGTTGGCCATTCAGCGGCTGGAGGAGAAAGGCCGCGTCATAGGGCTTCTATCGGCACATCACCACCGCCCCAGGATATGTCCACACAG ACATATGATTCATTCGAGCAGGTGCGTCATGAAATTGCCACACAAAGTCAACGCGCTGATAAACCGGCCAATGAAACGGCCCAGGAGCCGAACCTCACGTCTTCAGCACTTTACAAGCGATCGTATTCGCTCGCCACACCGCAACTGCTCGAAGTTGAACGCCCTGCCAGTCGCAACAGCATCTCTAGTGATACGCAG AgcctaccaccatcaccacacgAACTGAGCCCGCAGCCCGGTCTGCAGAACTCGTCACGGTATCACGCAAATCAGGCACTGAATcaaacgaccaccaccaccaccaccactcaaTCATCCCCATCCCATCGTTAcggccagcaacagcagcaggatgaAAGCCTATCCTTCCTGGACCGTGCCATCCATCAGATCATCCAAACAGCCGCTAATCAGACactcggtgctgctgctgccgctactGCCTCCGGCCGCGCTGCAGCTGTTCCCGAAGAGAACATGTATCGCACATTTAACGATCTACGCCGCATCGATACGATGACGCAGGCAAAGGTCGTCGGTCCGCAGCCGGCTGGCGGTGGAAATGTGCCACCCAGACAACCAATG CAATCGAAAACGATGGACGATCATCAAGATCCTGAAGATATGCCGCAAGGTACAGAGCAACTGACAGAGATGCAAAATGGATCTACATCCAAAGAGGAACCTTCTGAGATGACTCTTCTTCTGCGg GAAGCAGAACACTATCATTTCACAGCCGAAGAGTTGCAGGCAGCGATGAATCATTGTGGCGAAAAGCATCCGGTCCAGTGGCTGCGCAGCAATTGGAACAAACTAATCGAAACGGTTCAAACGTTGGCCACCAAGTACGGGCACGAGAAGCGCGAGAACACCATCGGAACCATTTCGACGGTGGAGGCCCGGGAGGCGCTCAGAATGCACAAGGGCAACATCTGGCGTGCGATCACTGAGTGCATCGAGCAGCGACAGCACAAGTATCGCGAAATCGCCTCGAAGGGTAACTTCACGCGGGAGGACATCGTCACAAGCCTGACGGCCCACCATGGCAATCTTGAGCTGGCGACGATTGAGCTAAGCAAAACGCAGCTCAAACCGTTCCTGATGCGCATCTGGGGTCCACCGAGCGGGGCCGACAACGACAGTGGCAacttgctgctgcagcaagcGCTGCAGGAGGATCGAACTGGAATCA GCAGTGAAATTCAACAGTTTATCAGTGCCCATGTAGAACAGGAGCTGCTTGGTACAGGGCCATCGGAAAAGGTTATGCAACCATCAGAACCCGAGCTACCGAGCGCGATGGAGCAAGCAGACAGAGAAGAAATCGAGCCAGAAATACAACAACTAACTGAACATGAGAACACTAAAGCACCAACTCCATCACTGCCGGAAGAGGATCAGCTTGAAGAGGTATGTGAAGCGCAATCCACCACGACCACTTCCAATACGGAAATATTAAAGGATATTGAGGCACTTATAATGCAAATGGAACGAAAGCAAGAGTCCTCCAACGGTACGGTGCTACGCAACATCCAGCAACTGCTCAGCCAACTCGTCGACGCTGAACCCAACTCTAGGTCCCCGTCGGCCACATCGATACGGTCTCAGGCAAGTGATCAGCGTATCATGAGCAAAAGTCCCATTCCCGTGCGCAATGGCAAGCAACCCAATCATCTGCCCGATCCAAACCGATCCATCGAGGACGATGTACGTGACTTTGTACAAGAGAACATACAGGACATTCTGCCGAACCTGGTGCAACAGGTACGGCAGGAACTGGACGCGGTGAAAGTGAATTTACAGACGAAACCGAAATCATTGGAGGACGACATACGCGAGACGTTGATGAGGGCCGAATACTCTGAGAACGACTACAGCAACATTCATTACTTTCCATTCGATAAGACGCCCGAACCGCCTGTACATTTCCCCGAGCGTCAGCAAACGAGTAAGGTGTCGGTACAGCCATCGGTAGCCAACGAAACGGACGAGTATGCTAATATTCAAAAGTTTCTGGAGCGAGCCATAAGAAACGAGAAAACCACTACCGTGTTTGATCAGATGAAGCGTAGCAACTATCTTATTGATAGCAGCTCCGACGAAGCACGACAAACGGCGGAGTCTACGGATTATTACGATCTGGTATCGATCAACGAGAAATTGATGCATCTGTTCACTTCGAAGGAGTCTCAACCAGTGCAACAACATGAGGTTGCATCAAAGACATCTCATCCAGAGGAAAGTCCATCAACTACGAAAGTTCAGAGCCACGTTCCAACAGCTACAGAAGAAGCTACACGAACTCCGCAAGGTCCAGAAGAGCCAATACCACACGAAAGTCcacaaatggaaaagaaaggcgttAAGAAACGTCGCGGATCACGTATTCCTGTCAACAAGAACAATTATCTCTACAGGCGTCCAGTGAAAAGCTCTTCCGAAAGTGACTTTGAAGTATTGGCCACAAATGCAAAACAGAATCAATCGTCGATAGCGGCTATAGATCATGTGGAAGAAATGCGACATGTGGTTGAGAATATCGAACGTATCGAGCAGACGATGGACGTGGAAGACGCTCCtgaagatgaagatgatcAAGAAGATTTCGAGTTAGTTGATGAGCCAATCTACATAAACCTTCCTCCGAAAAAAGAATCAGAAGCTGAAAATGTGGAACAGCTGGAAGAGGTTGAAGATTCAACTACAATGCCACAACAAGCTTCTCCAGTTGGAGAATCTACCACGTTCGTTGAACCTATTAAGGATCATCATACTGAGTCCGTCATGCATGAGCTTACGCAAGATATCTCAACACCTCAAGAACTTCCACAACAGTCAGTTGAGGCTACGGATGCTGTCAATGAGCCGATTGTGGAAGAACAAAAGCTACAAGACTCTACACCAGCCATATCAAACACGATTCAAGAGCCTCCTATACAACCTGTGGAATCtaatactgctgctgcttctattGCTCATGTTGTTGAAGAACCAAAACCAATTCAGCCACAAGATTCTGCCTCACAAGCTTCAAATGAggatcagcagcagcctctTCCAGCGGCTTCTGCAGAGGAAAACATACAAACTGATGAGCTCCCAATCACCGCTTCAAACGAAACTAATGGTCACGTACAAGAAGAGCCTCAACCAACTGTTATTGCTGAAACACCTGTTGTGGCAAGTGAGACCATAGCTAGCTCCTCTGCTCCGAATGAGTCAACTGAACCACCCACACAAGCTGTCAAATCTGAACCACCCACAAACGGCTCATTGCCGGATAATTCAAACAACATCTCGGAAGCAGATCAGCAAGACGATGTTATAAGCCATAGCTCCAAACTGGCAAACAATCTATCCGAACTTGTGCTAGATACGAAACGGCTCATACAACAAATGAAGGATGAGATCAACTCGGACATTGCAACGTTCAATGAGGACGATGCTGCTTACGAGGAAGATTACTACGAAGATGAATACGAAGACGAATGGGAAGgtgaagaggaggaagaagagtgGGATTCTAACGAGGAGTACGATGTGGACGAGAATGGCGATTTTTATGAgtatgaagatgatgatgatgatggatcgGTCATGTTTTCCGAAATGACCATCATTGATTCCGCCAAATCAAGAGATGCTGAGCAACCGCCCAATGAAATGATACCAGTCCAAGAACCTCCACAAATGATCATGCCCATGATCAACATGGCGATCGTAAGAGAAAACGAACGGAACAGTGCGTCCGAGGTGAGCGATCTCCCACTGGACAGTGATTTCAATGATGCTATGAGTGTGATTGAACAGTCAGTAGGCGAGCTACGAAACATGTTGCACTTGACTGAGGAAGCTTTAGGACCGCTGGATCTGGCCAACCCACTGCATCATGCTTCCAGCGTGGAGACGCTACAGAATAGTCCGGAACAGAGTGAAATTAGTGAGATTACACTCGTTCCCGAGTACCATAACACGACGGCAGAGGAATCGAGTGAACCTACGCTCGTGGCAGACGAGAATGTTCCGATGACGATGAAGGATGTGCAAACATTAATGAACGCCaaagcagtcattggtggctttataaaaaatgtgcaaaaaatagAGCAAACGACTGAAGAACAGTTGCAAGATAATGCACTACCGATCGAGGAATCCCCGATAGTGATTTACGATTCTGTGAAGACATCCTCAACAGAAACTACGGATAACAAACCACCATCTGTGATCGAAAGGAATATTTCGAATGGAACGGCAGCAATTTTGGAAGAGCCAGTAGACACAATCGACGAGACAGTTGTGAATGACAGCACCGGAGTAATTCATTCTAATATCAACTCTACAGTTCAAGCAGAGAACTTGGAAGGTGTAGTCCACATTTCAGGTGGTACAGAGGCCAGCCAACCAGCTGCCTCATCACCTCATCAACCGCTGTTATCTGAAGATAATAGCAGCGTTGTTTCCCCCGTTCCATTGTCAAAAGCATCTGTACAAGAACCTGTTCTTACCGACGCCCCAACGACACACGATCAGTTGAGCAATGGTGTAAATGGAAATATAGCTACAAGCAATGAAGCGGGACATGTTACAGAGGTAATCACACAAGAAGGAGGCTTGGGTATTCTGGCTTCCTCCACAAGCCATCCAGACTCACAACCAGTCCAAGCAACGCCCAACTCCCAGAATATTTCAGTGATCAATAATGCAATACCTGAGTACGTTAATGCGGATGCTTTACAATTGATTCACGAGAACGATTCCGGTGCACCTATCCCTGAATACGCTACAGTATTTAAGGCAAGTTCGAAGCTTCAAGAAATCGAGACTACTAATGACTTGACCCAACAGCCACCAGCTTCTATTGGAACAATTCTGAACACAAGCCGTGAACATCCTGCTACAAGCCAGGAAGAAGCAGGTCTTGTAAATGGGACAAATTTGAGGGCAGCGATTACCGAAGATGCTTCAGTACCAGCAACTTCAGAATCGTACTCCGTGGAGCAGCCGTCTGAAGCTACCGTTAACTCACAAGAAGTTTCTGTTGAGTCTGCAATAGATGATCACATCGATCATCCAGCTAGTGAAAGCTTGAAAATGACGAATGACATCACTCCAACTACTCAGCAAAGTATTCAACCAGAATCtacacaaaaccaacaagGTCCTGGTGATCTTGCAGACACATCGAACAATCCCATCCCCGTGACGGACGGTGACGTTCAATCACTACCACAGCAACCCACCACCACTAACGTCACCACTGAACAACAACCACCAGAACCAAACGCAAATAATTTACCTAATGGAAATGCTGCAGGCGGTCACAGGACACAATCACGTGCCTCCTCTGAGGAGCCTTCATCTAGCTTCGTTGAGATACAACCATCGCAGGTCATCATTCACACACCTCAAACGGAAACGCAACCGCAAGTCGTTCCGCCCGAAGCTCCACCGCGTACCACAAACATCTACCAGAATGTGGACCTTCATCCTTCGGCTTCATCCATCTCCCCCACTGCAACTACCATTACCACCACctccactaccactaccaccactactaccccCATGAAGAGCCCACCCACTCGATCAAAGTCGAAAGCTCCCAAACTAACCGTTAAAGTTACAAACGCTGCTTCTTCGCAGTCGGAGGATGGTGCCTCACCGACAACACCACCAACTCCCACTGGCCAGAAGGCTAACGCCAAAGCAATCGCTTCCAAAACTAAAACCGAAAGTAAAAAGAAATCCACCAGCACCACATCGTCCCCCACGGCCGATTCCAACGGTCGGCGGCCGTCGGTCACGCGCAAAAAATCGATCGGCGGTGTGTTTGGCCCGGTGCAAACCAACACGGTCAAGAACATGCAGAAAGAGTTCCTCAACAAGGCGAAGGAATCGCCCAAACCGAGCACATCCAAGGTTGCTCCCAAGCCGGCCAAGCTCGTTCAGCCCAAGGCGTTTACCGCTCGCTCATCGACTACACCGACCGCCTCAACCAGCAAGGCATCCACCCCGGCGTCGGAGGATGCGAGCACATCGGCCAGATCCACGCCCGGACTCAACGATGCAAACGAACCACAGCCGGGCAGCTCGCGCGACACGACCTACATGTGCGAGAAGTTGATGAAGAAAAAGTACCGCGAAACGTGCTTCAGCGATGAGTACCAAACGACGGACGATGAGGACGAAAGCCACATGACGGTCACGGAAAGCGAGCGCACCATTATCAAGAGCCTCGTGAAACCGTACGAACCGAACAATGAGCCACCAGAA GTGCAAGCAAAACAGTTGATGGAAGATGGTCTTGTGCAAACGCTCGCCCAAGCAGAGCTTGCGGTGCAGTTGATCGAGTTGCGGTACGCCAAAGACAACGCCATCTGGGCCGCAACGCAGTGTCACACGATCGACGATGCGAAAGATCTGTTGCAAAAGGAGTGCGAGCTTTGTCTGGGTGTATTCCCAATGAACGAGATCATCTCGATGCTCAAATGTACTCACACCTGCTGCTTTGAGTGCGCCAAGGAGTACTTCACGCAGGAGATTACCAACCGCTCCATCACGAACTGTAACTGTCCGTACTGTAAGGAGCCTGATCTAAATGGGCCAGAAGTTACGGAAGACGACGTGCTGGAGTACTTCTCCAATCTGGACATTCTTCTGAAGAACATCGTCGACGAGGAGGTGCACGATCTGTTCCAGCGTAAGATCCGCGATCGGACACTCACCAAGGATCCAAACTTCAAATGGTGCGTCCATTGCTCGAGTGGATTCTTTGCCCGGCCGAAGCAGCGACGACTAGTCTGCCCGGATTGTGGCTCAATCACCTGTGCCTCATGTCGTAAGGCG TGGGAAACTCAACATGAGGGACTAACATGCGAGAAGTTTGCCGAGTGGAAGGAAGCTAACGATCCCGAACTGCAGGCCGAAGGTGTCCAGCGTCATCTGCAAACACACGGTATCAGCTGTCCCAACTGCAAGTTCCGGTACTCCCTCGCACGTGGCGGTTGTATGCACTTTACCTGTACGCAGTGCAAGTTTGAGTTCTGTTACGGCTGTAACAAGCCGTTTATGATGGGTGCGAAATGTAGCGTATCACCGTACTGCGCCAAGCTGGGATTGCATGCACATCATCCGCGAAACTGTCTGTTCTATCTGCGAGACAAGGAACCAAGAGATCTACAAAACTTGCTTCTG ATGAACAACGTATCGTTTGAtacggagccgtcggagcagATGAAACAGGAGTTGGCGAATGGAGAGAGCACCACCATGAAGTGTCCCATTCCATTGCAAAAGGAAACACCAGCTGGTCTGATGGATATGATCTGCAGCGCAGATGTCCCCGAAAAACATGCCGGATTGTGCAG AACCCATTACGTTGAATATTTGGTCGGTACGGTATCGAAAGCGCAGATCGATCCGCTACCGATACTGGATCTAACCGATTGTGTCCAAGAGTTGCGCCGCCGCGGCATTCCGCTCCCGGAACGGGGTCCTTGGGACACCGATGAAATTTATCGGGAAATGTGCCAGAAG CTCGTTAAGGATAAAATTCCTCTGGATAACTGA